In Neoarius graeffei isolate fNeoGra1 chromosome 9, fNeoGra1.pri, whole genome shotgun sequence, one genomic interval encodes:
- the znf148 gene encoding zinc finger protein 148 isoform X2: protein MNIDDKLDGILIRCGTVNIHHSAQTLVPSGVDKRGGGGSLDMSLGEKSLANQPLLADDDEEEEDEDDDLAGGTLTSHNLISHDELMVHEETVKNSAAGEQEFSQRLSHKIPYTLPMPMNIKQELKLSDSIIINKKDKKQEKDLAECQKKKKRKQRSPAKILTINEDGSLGHQNPKSHICEHCNAAFRTNYHLQRHVFIHTGEKPFQCSQCDMRFIQKYLLQRHEKIHTGEKPFRCDECGMRFIQKYHMERHKRTHSGEKPYQCDYCHQYFSRTDRVLKHRRMCHENKERKLHKAAAKDGLLHSTETLPFSFPSKESTLPKKKRQKSTDKNSTSVRNTAVTDKVVDGGEKKEGGRDRLGKNECLPLYDVATKVKDEYVMTEYSVELPDCSPGSRQLAGEASSDEITPPKIVLKKIASKKNVKQQPLEHSQPLSPLSSFEEGKVTRYTFEIVDNKGLLDVEPSPDLETVDPLQVGPTKPAGSSTNYDDAMQFLKKKRYLQATTASNSREYALNVNSISSQPSVTQAAVATVIDETVPATILSETQTLNVEIKTSHEKNVLPDEVLQSLLDHYSNKTNGQPEISFSVADTEVTSSISINSSDVSESSPTEALGTSSQAPTAEKASLLQEYSKFLQQALERTSQNDSYLNSQSLAFVNDGASLGGQPLFSTEKQFGSPSRFRSGMNSPLRLDKPHFGLLVDSQHSFSFSGDETNPSSVSPTEDFLEQVSPKKTDTQGISQTFQIATFDQNFRSQFQTPRSGLSSQFSVSNGQVNIRSHGGTDFPEFSLVHVSETRTQMSSSPDATSSHTFG, encoded by the exons ATGAACATCGATGACAAGTTGGATGGGATCCTGATTCGATGTGGCACTGTGAACATACACCACTCAGCACAAACCTTAGTACCTTCTGGGGTGGACAaaaggggaggaggaggaagcttAGATATGTCTCTAGGAGAAAAGAGCTTGGCCAATCAACCCCTGCttgctgatgatgatgaggaggaggaagatgagGATGACGATCTGGCTGGTGGGACGCTGACCTCGCACAACCTCATCTCACATGATGAACTTATGGTTCATGAGGAGACTGTGAAGAACAGTGCAGCAGGAGAACAAGAGTTCTCTCAGCGGCTTTCTCACAAGATACCGTACACTCTACCCATGCCC ATGAATATTAAACAGGAACTGAAGCTGTCAGACTCAATAATTATTAATAAAAAGGACAAGAAGCAGGAGAAGGACCTTGCAGAATgccagaaaaagaagaagagaaaacAGCGGTCTCCTGCAAAG ATTCTTACCATTAATGAAGATGGCTCACTGGGACATCAGAACCCAAAGTCACACATCTGTGAGCACTGCAACGCAGCTTTCCGAACAAACTACCATCTACAGAGACACGTCTTCATCCATACGG GAGAAAAGCCTTTTCAGTGTAGTCAGTGCGACATGCGTTTCATTCAAAAGTACTTGTTGCAGAGACATGAGAAAATTCACACGG GAGAAAAGCCATTTCGATGTGATGAGTGTGGAATGAGGTTTATCCAGAAATATCATATGGAGAGGCACAAGAGGACACACAGTGGAGAGAAACCCTATCAGTGTGATTACTGTCACCAG tACTTCTCCAGGACTGATCGAGTCTTGAAGCATAGACGTATGTGCCATGAAAATAAGGAGAGAAAGCTCCATAAAGCAGCTGCCAAAGATGGCCTTCTACACAGCACAGAAACACTTCCGTTCTCCTTCCCATCTAAGGAGAGCACTCTACCTAAGAAAAAGCGACAGAAGTCCACTGATAAGAACAGCACCTCAGTCCGAAACACTGCTGTCACAGACAAAGTTGTGGATGGTGGTGAAAAGAAAGAAGGAGGAAGAGATAGACTCGGCAAAAACGAATGTCTTCCTCTTTATGATGTTGCCACCAAGGTAAAAGATGAGTATGTCATGACGGAATATTCTGTCGAACTCCCAGATTGCTCTCCAGGAAGCAGGCAACTTGCTGGGGAGGCTTCTTCTGATGAGATCACTCCTCCAAAGATAGTACTGAAGAAGATTGCTAGCAAGAAGAATGTAAAGCAGCAGCCCTTGGAACATTCTCAGCCTTTGTCACCCCTGTCATCATTTGAGGAGGGAAAAGTCACAAGATATACATTTGAAATTGTCGATAACAAGGGCCTATTAGATGTAGAGCCAAGCCCTGACTTGGAGACTGTCGATCCGCTCCAGGTTGGGCCCACAAAGCCAGCTGGCAGCAGCACAAACTATGATGATGCCATGCAGTTTCTCAAGAAGAAGCGTTACCTCCAGGCAACCACGGCCAGTAACAGTCGGGAGTATGCCCTGAACGTGAACAGCATCTCTTCACAGCCCTCAGTTACTCAGGCAGCTGTAGCCACGGTCATAGACGAGACTGTTCCTGCCACAATCCTGTCCGAGACTCAGACACTGAACGTGGAAATAAAGACGAGCCATGAGAAGAATGTTCTCCCCGATGAAGTCTTGCAGTCGCTCCTGGATCACTACTCTAACAAGACCAATGGACAACCAGAGATCAGCTTCAGTGTAGCAGACACAGAAGTGACTTCCAGCATCTCCATCAATTCATCTGATGTTTCAGAGAGTAGCCCTACTGAGGCCTTGGGCACTAGCTCCCAAGCACCCACTGCAGAGAAGGCTAGTCTTCTACAAGAGTATTCAAAGTTTCTCCAACAAGCTTTGGAGAGGACCAGTCAGAATGACAGTTACCTGAACAGCCAGAGCCTAGCATTTGTGAACGATGGTGCAAGCCTTGGTGGACAGCCCTTATTTTCTACAGAGAAACAGTTTGGTTCTCCAAGTCGGTTTAGATCAGGTATGAACTCTCCTCTGAGACTTGACAAACCTCACTTTGGTCTTTTAGTAGATTCCCAACACTCGTTCTCATTTTCGGGTGATGAAACCAACCCCTCTTCAGTGTCGCCAACTGAGGACTTTCTGGAGCAGGTGTCCCCCAAAAAGACAGACACTCAGGGCATCAGTCAAACGTTTCAGATTGCCACTTTTGATCAGAACTTCCGATCTCAGTTCCAGACGCCAAGGTCTGGACTGTCTTCGCAGTTTAGTGTTTCCAATGGACAGGTCAACATAAGAAGTCATGGAGGAACAGACTTTCCAGAATTCTCTCTTGTTCATGTTTCTGAAACCAGAACTCAAATGAGCTCCTCTCCAGATGCTACAAGCAGCCACACATTtggctaa
- the znf148 gene encoding zinc finger protein 148 isoform X1 has protein sequence MNIDDKLDGILIRCGTVNIHHSAQTLVPSGVDKRGGGGSLDMSLGEKSLANQPLLADDDEEEEDEDDDLAGGTLTSHNLISHDELMVHEETVKNSAAGEQEFSQRLSHKIPYTLPMPMNIKQELKLSDSIIINKKDKKQEKDLAECQKKKKRKQRSPAKILTINEDGSLGHQNPKSHICEHCNAAFRTNYHLQRHVFIHTGNTNTCTPTECTEKGWSLLFSPFLSRFSLFIKCSSTGEKPFQCSQCDMRFIQKYLLQRHEKIHTGEKPFRCDECGMRFIQKYHMERHKRTHSGEKPYQCDYCHQYFSRTDRVLKHRRMCHENKERKLHKAAAKDGLLHSTETLPFSFPSKESTLPKKKRQKSTDKNSTSVRNTAVTDKVVDGGEKKEGGRDRLGKNECLPLYDVATKVKDEYVMTEYSVELPDCSPGSRQLAGEASSDEITPPKIVLKKIASKKNVKQQPLEHSQPLSPLSSFEEGKVTRYTFEIVDNKGLLDVEPSPDLETVDPLQVGPTKPAGSSTNYDDAMQFLKKKRYLQATTASNSREYALNVNSISSQPSVTQAAVATVIDETVPATILSETQTLNVEIKTSHEKNVLPDEVLQSLLDHYSNKTNGQPEISFSVADTEVTSSISINSSDVSESSPTEALGTSSQAPTAEKASLLQEYSKFLQQALERTSQNDSYLNSQSLAFVNDGASLGGQPLFSTEKQFGSPSRFRSGMNSPLRLDKPHFGLLVDSQHSFSFSGDETNPSSVSPTEDFLEQVSPKKTDTQGISQTFQIATFDQNFRSQFQTPRSGLSSQFSVSNGQVNIRSHGGTDFPEFSLVHVSETRTQMSSSPDATSSHTFG, from the exons ATGAACATCGATGACAAGTTGGATGGGATCCTGATTCGATGTGGCACTGTGAACATACACCACTCAGCACAAACCTTAGTACCTTCTGGGGTGGACAaaaggggaggaggaggaagcttAGATATGTCTCTAGGAGAAAAGAGCTTGGCCAATCAACCCCTGCttgctgatgatgatgaggaggaggaagatgagGATGACGATCTGGCTGGTGGGACGCTGACCTCGCACAACCTCATCTCACATGATGAACTTATGGTTCATGAGGAGACTGTGAAGAACAGTGCAGCAGGAGAACAAGAGTTCTCTCAGCGGCTTTCTCACAAGATACCGTACACTCTACCCATGCCC ATGAATATTAAACAGGAACTGAAGCTGTCAGACTCAATAATTATTAATAAAAAGGACAAGAAGCAGGAGAAGGACCTTGCAGAATgccagaaaaagaagaagagaaaacAGCGGTCTCCTGCAAAG ATTCTTACCATTAATGAAGATGGCTCACTGGGACATCAGAACCCAAAGTCACACATCTGTGAGCACTGCAACGCAGCTTTCCGAACAAACTACCATCTACAGAGACACGTCTTCATCCATACGGGTAACACAAACACTTGTACACCTACTGAATGTACTGAAAAGGGATGGTCTTTGCTCTTTTCCCCCTTTCTTTCacgattttctctttttattaAATGTTCCTCTACAGGAGAAAAGCCTTTTCAGTGTAGTCAGTGCGACATGCGTTTCATTCAAAAGTACTTGTTGCAGAGACATGAGAAAATTCACACGG GAGAAAAGCCATTTCGATGTGATGAGTGTGGAATGAGGTTTATCCAGAAATATCATATGGAGAGGCACAAGAGGACACACAGTGGAGAGAAACCCTATCAGTGTGATTACTGTCACCAG tACTTCTCCAGGACTGATCGAGTCTTGAAGCATAGACGTATGTGCCATGAAAATAAGGAGAGAAAGCTCCATAAAGCAGCTGCCAAAGATGGCCTTCTACACAGCACAGAAACACTTCCGTTCTCCTTCCCATCTAAGGAGAGCACTCTACCTAAGAAAAAGCGACAGAAGTCCACTGATAAGAACAGCACCTCAGTCCGAAACACTGCTGTCACAGACAAAGTTGTGGATGGTGGTGAAAAGAAAGAAGGAGGAAGAGATAGACTCGGCAAAAACGAATGTCTTCCTCTTTATGATGTTGCCACCAAGGTAAAAGATGAGTATGTCATGACGGAATATTCTGTCGAACTCCCAGATTGCTCTCCAGGAAGCAGGCAACTTGCTGGGGAGGCTTCTTCTGATGAGATCACTCCTCCAAAGATAGTACTGAAGAAGATTGCTAGCAAGAAGAATGTAAAGCAGCAGCCCTTGGAACATTCTCAGCCTTTGTCACCCCTGTCATCATTTGAGGAGGGAAAAGTCACAAGATATACATTTGAAATTGTCGATAACAAGGGCCTATTAGATGTAGAGCCAAGCCCTGACTTGGAGACTGTCGATCCGCTCCAGGTTGGGCCCACAAAGCCAGCTGGCAGCAGCACAAACTATGATGATGCCATGCAGTTTCTCAAGAAGAAGCGTTACCTCCAGGCAACCACGGCCAGTAACAGTCGGGAGTATGCCCTGAACGTGAACAGCATCTCTTCACAGCCCTCAGTTACTCAGGCAGCTGTAGCCACGGTCATAGACGAGACTGTTCCTGCCACAATCCTGTCCGAGACTCAGACACTGAACGTGGAAATAAAGACGAGCCATGAGAAGAATGTTCTCCCCGATGAAGTCTTGCAGTCGCTCCTGGATCACTACTCTAACAAGACCAATGGACAACCAGAGATCAGCTTCAGTGTAGCAGACACAGAAGTGACTTCCAGCATCTCCATCAATTCATCTGATGTTTCAGAGAGTAGCCCTACTGAGGCCTTGGGCACTAGCTCCCAAGCACCCACTGCAGAGAAGGCTAGTCTTCTACAAGAGTATTCAAAGTTTCTCCAACAAGCTTTGGAGAGGACCAGTCAGAATGACAGTTACCTGAACAGCCAGAGCCTAGCATTTGTGAACGATGGTGCAAGCCTTGGTGGACAGCCCTTATTTTCTACAGAGAAACAGTTTGGTTCTCCAAGTCGGTTTAGATCAGGTATGAACTCTCCTCTGAGACTTGACAAACCTCACTTTGGTCTTTTAGTAGATTCCCAACACTCGTTCTCATTTTCGGGTGATGAAACCAACCCCTCTTCAGTGTCGCCAACTGAGGACTTTCTGGAGCAGGTGTCCCCCAAAAAGACAGACACTCAGGGCATCAGTCAAACGTTTCAGATTGCCACTTTTGATCAGAACTTCCGATCTCAGTTCCAGACGCCAAGGTCTGGACTGTCTTCGCAGTTTAGTGTTTCCAATGGACAGGTCAACATAAGAAGTCATGGAGGAACAGACTTTCCAGAATTCTCTCTTGTTCATGTTTCTGAAACCAGAACTCAAATGAGCTCCTCTCCAGATGCTACAAGCAGCCACACATTtggctaa